DNA from Fusibacter sp. A1:
TTAAATGGTGAAAAAACAGTGATTAGGGGTCTAAATAGACACCAAAGCTATCCATATGTAGGAAATGCAATGCCAAAAAGGGCGCAGATAGATGACGCTGACATATTGAAGTATGATTTGGGGGTCAACCTTGTAAGAACATCTCATTACCCTCAGTCTAAAGATTTTCTAGACCGATGTGATGAAATTGGTTTGTTGGTGTTTGAAGAGATACCAGGCTGGCAGCATATTGGTAATGAGAAGTGGCAATCAGTGGCACGCAAAAATATTGAGGCAATGATTAATAGAGATTACAATCATCCTTCAATTATCATTTGGGGTGTCAGAATTAACGAATCAAAGGATCATCATGAATTTTATACATCAACTAATGAAATTGCCCGAAGACTTGATGATACAAGACCTACAGGTGGTGTTAGAGTAATAAAAGAGAGTGAGTTTTTAGAAGATGTATTTACTTTTAATGATTTTGTACAAGGTGATCCTAATGACAGAGATGATAGAATTTTAATACCACAACATGAAGCAACAGGTTTGAATGAACTAGTTCCATATTTAGTAACAGAATATAACGGACACATGTTTCCTACAAAGCGATTCGATCAAATTCAAAGACAAGAGGAGCATGTGAAGCGACATCTCAATGTACTTAATATGACAGAGTTAATGCAGCATACATGTGGTAGTATAGGATGGTGTGCTTTTGATTACAACACCCATTATCAATTTGGATCAGGTGATCGTATTTGTTATCATGGGGTTATGGATATGTTTAGACTACCAAAGTTTGCATCATATGCTTATACGAGCCAGATTAATCCATCTAAGAAAATTGTAATGGAGCCAGTACTTATTTATGCAATGGGTGAAAAGAATTATGGAGGAATAACTCCTCTAACGATCTTAACAAATGTAGATAGTATAGAATATCGAATTGATGATAAATTATTTGGGAGATATTATAAAGATAAATCTAAATTTCCTGGTCTCAAACATCCCCCAATAATAATAGAGGGTGTATCGGATGTATGGGGATCTGGCTTCCATGATATTGAATTTATTGGTTATATTAAAGGCAAACAAGTTATCAGAAAATTATATGTAAAAAATCCTGTGGTGTCACAGCTGGAGTTAAAAAGTGACCACAAGTGTCTTTCATCCCTCGAAGCAGACGTTACGAGAGTTGTTGTTTCGGCCTTAGATCAAGTGGGCAATGTTTCGCATTATTCAGATTTAGTTGTTGAACTGGACATAAAAGGGCCCGGAGAAATTATTGGTCCCAAAACTTTTGCTTTAATCAGTGGACAAAGAGCGTTTTGGGTAAAGACTTCATATATGCCTGGAATAATAGAAATTACTGCAAAAATTCATGGCAGAAAAATATCGGATCGATGTATAATTGAAGTCGAACAAATAAAAATTAATTAGATTAAAAGTGAATTGCGAAGTTGTTTGATGCTTGATTAGCTAGACGATTAAGGCTCAGATCTAAGTAAGTGATTAAGATGTGTATTCAAAGAAGCGGTTGCTGAATAATCCTATGTGGAGGAAGATTTAAATAATTTAACGAAACATAGCAAGAATTCTCCTTCCTCTTAGCCTTACGAACTCATAGAATAATAGCGTATGTGGGAGATATATTGCAAAAAAGAAACTGAAGAAACAGAAACAAGCTAACACATCTACAACCATATAGTGTGGTTAGCGGAGGATGATGTTTGACTACTACATGTATTGATAGTAGTAATTTAATACACCATATAAGTAGCGTTATAAATCAAATTAAATGAGAATAATAAATTTTTTCATAAAGAAAAGCGTAGGTGAATTCTACGGTTTTACATTTTATGCTGGCGATACTTTTTCTAGATGAAGTAGGAAGAACGGAAGCACATGATAAAGAGAAGCACTCTATGATTCAATTGCTATCCATACTTCCAGAGGATCAAAAAAACGAGATCATGATCTTATGGGAAGAGTTTGAAAGCTACAAATCAGAGGAGGCTATATTTGTATGAACTTTAGATTCTTTACAACCACTACTCATTCATATTCTTACATCAAAGGACAAGAGTAACCCAAAAGGTATTTTTGCCTCTAACGTTTTAGATAAGAAAAAGTTCATTGAAAAAGGGACCCCTGATTTATGGCCAACGGTGTTAAGTTTAATTGAAGAGAGTAAAGAAAAGGGACTATATTATTAAAATTATGGTATGGAAGAAAGAATTTGTCGCTAACCTGTAGCCGGTAGTACCTGTAAATTGTTGATTAACATTATGTATTACAGAAAAAATTTTAGGAACCTTTGATTTTGAATTAGTCAATCGTGATTTTGAGTGAGAGATGACTGCCTTTTGACTATGTTGAAGCAATATCGGGTAAATAATATGAATAATACCGATAATACAGATTGCTGGAACCACTGGAAAGACTATGAGCTAATAGGAGTCAAATTCCTGCAGTTGAGTGGGAGTGAGTGAAACGAACGTACTAATCGTAAAAACAGAGAAGTGCATAAATTAGAATAAAAAGACGACTGAGTGTGTTCACATACTCAGTCGTCTTTTTATTCTAATTTATATAGGGCGACGAGCCCGTTGTGGACATCTCGAAGAGTGGCCACACAGCGCGAAGAGTGGCCACACAGCGCGAAGTGATGAACCGTGTAGAGTTAGATAACATGTGATTTGTAACGCGTCGTTCACGATTTGAAAAATCGGGAACGCTCTTCTTGGCTTTCGACTCAAGAGCTAAAGAGGAAAACTCTTCTTGGTTTTTCAATATTGAGCAATGAATAAACGCTACAAACAATATTCCAATCACCATAAATACTGTAATACCACTAAATAGTATAGACGATTTATAGAAAGAACTTCACAGCAGAATTGAGATTGTTAGCTAGCTAAATCAGTCTCTATATGCGTGACTGTCACCGAGGTCTATCCTCTTCCGTTTATACCTTTGAGAAACACAGCAGAGGAGGCGGTCACTTGAGAGACAAGCGTTGCATAGGCTTTAGCTTTGATTAAATACTTGCATCCAAGAGATTCTATGGTTTGAATGATTTCTACATCGAAGTAGCCACTATCCATACGGAAAAAGATTTCCAAGTCACTCGTTTTAAGAGTGGCTACAATCTCTTTAATCAGTTCTGCAGCACCATTTGCGGTGTATGCATTACCACTTCTAACAAAACCAGTGACATAGGCTTTGAGTTCATCACAAAAGGCAAATTGTATGTTGTAACACCGGTTTCCAAGTTTTTTAGGATTGTAGCCTTTAGTAGCGCCTTCTTGGTGACCTTCTACATTAATGACACTGCTATCGATATCAATTGTGATGGATGTCAGTCCACTTTTAGAAAGTAACTTTTTAAACACTTTGAAGTTGATTTCTCTGAACATTTGCGTTGTCTTGAAGCTGAAGTTGCTTAAAAAGCGCGACACAGTTTCAGGCTCTTTAACAGAGATCTTAAACTCATGGACAAGGGGATCATTCTTTAAAAGTTTTAAACGTTCGAGCTTATCTATGCCAATAAAGTGACCGCAGAGCATGGTCTTAACATGATTCATTTTAATCTTGTTTACAGAAGCGATTTCAAAAGTGAGGTCATTTTCAATCATCTCAAAAATGCCGTTGTTTTTAGTGTTCTCTAGCATCAGAAAAAACCCTGCATTTGATGTGAGATTCTTAGCCTTAAACTCGATTTTATTTATCATAGCCATCTCCTTCACAACAACTCTGTTTGTTACATTTTTACCCACCAAATAAGGCAAAAAACATATAAATAGACGCTGATTTGTGTGGTTTTATTTCACCCAATGGGTGAAAGGATGGAGTTGGCTTAATCATTACAAGTACTTGCTTAAAGGATTATTCGAGTAGGTTACACGTAGAATCTAGGAAATATGTAAAGAAATTTGACAATGAGAAGCAACTAATCAAAGCATCAGATACAATCCTAGAAATCGAAATCACCGACATAATTGCAGTAGAGGATACGTTTGGTAATAACAACATAGTTAGTGTTGCTTTTGAACTTATCAATCAATACAAAGGTGAGGAAATAGAAAATGTTCATAGGTTATTGCTAAAAGATGAAGTCGGAATAGGGTCTAAGTACGTAGTTTTTCTATCAAAAACCTATGATGGTGGGTTATTACCAACTTCTAAAGAAGGAAGTGTTTTAGATTTAGTAAACCTTGATATTCAGGTTCAAAAGGAACTAGAAAAATTACACTAAAATTGTATCATCCGAAGAGAAGAATATCTGCGCGAATGACTCTAATTATCGGATAAGTCTTATGCTAGTTACTGAGCCTACTTGTGAAATGAAATGTATTTATGAAGGTATTGAAATTGCTAAACGTGAAGGCAAATTTAAAGGTAGAAAGAAAATTGATAAACCTGCTAAGTGGAATGAAGTTTATAGTAAGTATATGAGCAGGGAGTTAACTGCAACAAAAGCTATAGAAGTATTGGGATTAAAGAGGAATACATTTTATAAGTTCGTTGCTGAAGAAAAAGAAAGTGCATAAGATAGGTAATGAGGTAGAAAGAGCAATCTTTCTACCTTTTTTATTGTGTTGATTACAGTAATTGTTATAGGTGCAGGAGTTGTAATTATAGTAAGGGGGGGATATTAAAAGTCTACAGATTTTTTCTTATATGACATGAGTGCAATAGTAGCCTCATCTACACAACCGAAAAAAACTGCGCCGTTTCTAGCCGTCATATCAATCAACTTTTATTAAAATCGTAATCATATCCCTCATCCTACATAGATTTATCAACCCCAAGTATATTAGTGATTTTTATTCAGTAGGCTATGATAAGTTGAATGTATCTAACTAAAATAGAGATAACCAATCACCATCTTACGGAGTAAGATGTTTTCGTGGCTTGAAGGAACGAAGTGACGTTATCCTTTAACCCAGTAGATAATCTAAGTTATATAGTAAATTTGAAAATCTACTGACATTTCAAACTACTAATGTATTAGTGTTTTTTGATCAATTATTTGTGATAGTCTGAAATTGTGTATTCTAAACAAATGAGAAATCAATCTATATCATTTGGATCAAGATTCGTTACTGTGGTTTGTAAGATTGTTTATATTTTTCTTGT
Protein-coding regions in this window:
- a CDS encoding glycoside hydrolase family 2 TIM barrel-domain containing protein gives rise to the protein MRKKISLNRNWQFKESFEVNDPHSANISEFIDVDLPHTHKELPYNSFDEEMYQFISCYRKTFKLDNVKSTERVLLHFEGSMTYTVVYLNGHFLGEHKGGYTPFVLDLTEYLEENNELIVKVDGREIEDIPPFGFVVDFLTYAGIYRDVYLEIVHELYVEKCHTRTEMVLETNKRAISEVYIKNIKKEMQTFTVKTTLKDLHGHVISRIEGNVINSDELIHCTQELNELNDIQLWSTENPVLYEINIEISNGNGQLLDFYKHRLGFRTAEFKVSGFYLNGEKTVIRGLNRHQSYPYVGNAMPKRAQIDDADILKYDLGVNLVRTSHYPQSKDFLDRCDEIGLLVFEEIPGWQHIGNEKWQSVARKNIEAMINRDYNHPSIIIWGVRINESKDHHEFYTSTNEIARRLDDTRPTGGVRVIKESEFLEDVFTFNDFVQGDPNDRDDRILIPQHEATGLNELVPYLVTEYNGHMFPTKRFDQIQRQEEHVKRHLNVLNMTELMQHTCGSIGWCAFDYNTHYQFGSGDRICYHGVMDMFRLPKFASYAYTSQINPSKKIVMEPVLIYAMGEKNYGGITPLTILTNVDSIEYRIDDKLFGRYYKDKSKFPGLKHPPIIIEGVSDVWGSGFHDIEFIGYIKGKQVIRKLYVKNPVVSQLELKSDHKCLSSLEADVTRVVVSALDQVGNVSHYSDLVVELDIKGPGEIIGPKTFALISGQRAFWVKTSYMPGIIEITAKIHGRKISDRCIIEVEQIKIN
- a CDS encoding HD domain-containing protein yields the protein MLAILFLDEVGRTEAHDKEKHSMIQLLSILPEDQKNEIMILWEEFESYKSEEAIFV